The sequence below is a genomic window from Streptomyces sp. V1I1.
GATCTTCAGCCCGCTGGAGCGGCGGGTGCTGCGCAGCCGCGGTCTCCTCGTCAAGAACTGAGCACCTCCATGCGCAGCCCTGTTCTCCTCGTCATCGCCCACGGCAGCCGCGACCCGCGGCATGCGGCGACCGTGCACGCCCTGGTGGAGCGGGCCAGGTCGCTGCGGCCGGGGCTGCGCGTGGAGACGGGCTTCCTGGACTTCAACGCCCCTGCCGTACCGCGGGTGCTGGAGCGGCTGGCCGCCGAGGGCGTCGAGGATGTGGTCGCGCTGCCGCTGCTGCTGACCCGCGCCTTCCACGCCAAGGCCGACATCCCCGCCGTACTGCACGAGGCGTCGGCGCGCCTGCCGCGCCTGCGGATCCGCCAGGCCGAGGTCCTCGGCCCGTCGCCGCTGCTGCTGTCCGCCCTGGAGCGACGGCTGTACGAGGCGGGGCTCGACCCGTCCCGTAAGCGCTCGACCGGCCTGGTGCTGGCCTCGGCGGGCTCCACAGACCCGGAGGCGATCGCAGTGATCGCTGAAATCGCGCGGGAGCTGCGGCACACCGGTTGGTGCGCCGTGCGGCCTGCGTTCGCCTCCGCATCCCTTCCCCGCACCGAGGACGCGGTAGGACAACTGCGGGCCGAGGGCGTCCGCCGGGTGGCGGTGGCTCCGTACGTCATCGCTCCCGGCCGCCTCCCGGACCGTATCGCCGCCGGGGCCCGCGAGGCGGACGTCATCGCCGATGTCCTCGGCGCTGCACCGGAGTTGGCACGGCTGCTGCTGCGGCGCTTCGACGAGGCGCGGGTCGAGGAGCGGGTCGCGGCGGCGGGCTGAGCGGCGGCTGAGCACGGCTGGCCGAGCACGGCTCGCTGAGCACGGCTCGCTGAGCACGGCGGCTAGGGCGTCCAGCGCGGGTCGCGGCCGGAGCCGGCCAGGGCGCGCTCGAAGGCAGGGGCCGAGTCCGGCAGCGGTACGGGATCGGTGAAGCCGCCGTACTGACGGTAGACCTCGGCGTGCTCGTCGACGACGGACAGGACCAGCGCCGCGGCATCGTCGGAGATCCGGCACTGCTGCCCGGTCGCGTGGGCCAGGTCCCAGCCGTGGACGGCCAGTTCCTTGGTGATCAGCGCGGCGATCTCGGGTGCGGGCATCGAGGTGAAGCCCAGGTCCACGTCGCCCTTCCAGACGGCCGGGTCGGACCAGGCGGCGACGGCGCGGTCCAGCTGGGCGGCGTACCGCTCGGCCCAGTCGGCGTCGGCGGTGAAGTCGCGACTGGTGAGCTCGTCGGGGAGCTGCTTGCGCAGGGCGCGGTGTTCGAGGCCGTGGGAGGAGTAGAGCACGAGATGACTGACGAGTCCGCGGACGTCCCACTCCTTGCAGGGCGTCGGCGCGGACAGCTGGTCGGCGGTGACGCCGCGGGCGATGCGGGCGGCTTCGCTCGCGCACTCGGTCAGGTAGGGGTACACGCTGTCCATGTCCATGCCCGGCACCCTAGGGACGGGCGCGGGGCATGGTCTTGAACAAACGCGACGGCCGGGCGGGCCGGTCCCCCCGTCAGTCAAAGTTCAGGCTGCCGGTGCGGGTGCGCTTCAGCTCGAAGAAGTCCCGGTGTCCGGCGATGACCCGGAAGCTGTCGAAGAGCCGCGCCGCCTCCTCGCCACGCGGGACGGAGTTGAGCACCGGGCCGAACCAGACCGTGCCGTCGACATGGATGGTGGGCGTGCCGACATAGGCGTCGGCCGCCGGGTCCTTGCCCGCGTCGTGGCTGCGGCGCACCGCTTCGTCGTACGACTCGTCGTGCGCCGCCTTGGCGAGCGACGCGGGCAGGCCGAGTTCGGCCAGGGACTGGGCGATCACCTCGTCGAAGTCCTCGGTCTTGCGCTCGTGGATGCGGGTGCCGAAGGCGGTGTAGAGGCCGCGCAGGATCGTGTCGCCGTGCTGCTCGGCCGCGGCGACCGCCACCCGTACGGGACCGATCGACTTGTCGACCAACTCTCGGTACCACTGAGGCAGTTCATTGCCGATGTTGTGCAGATACAGACTCATCGGCCGGAAGTTCAGCGCGATGTCGCGCTGCCGCTCGACCTCCAGCATCCAGCGAGAGGTAATCCAGGCGAAAGGGCAGGCGGGGTCGAACCAGAAATCGACTGCGATGTTGTTCTTCTCAGTGGTCATGCCAGTGGTCACGTCAGTGGTCACGTCAGTGGTCATGCCTTGAGGCTAGCCATGAAGTGGCCCGGAATCCTGGGCCACTCACGAGCTGATTCACTGGTCCATTTCGGCGTCGACGAGCGCGGTCAGCTCGGCGACGGACATCGAGCCGGCTGCCCTGCGCTCGCGGGCGAAACTGTTCGCCACGCGCTGGAGGACGTCATTGACGGGCGTCGGAACGCCATGCAGTCGGCCCAACAGGGCGATCTCGCCGTTGAGGTAGTCGGCCTCGATCGTGCCCGTGCCGCGGTTGAGCGACTGCCAGGACGAGCCGCCGCCGCGCTCGGAGCCGCAGAGGGGCTCGAGCCGGACCTTCTCGGCGCGGGCCCGTATCTGCTCCTCCTCGCCGGCGGCCTCGATGCCCGCGGCCAGTACCAGCACATCGTCCTCGCGCAACTCGCCCAGCTGCTGCGGTCCTTCGACAACGGGCAGCCGGTGAGTGTGCCTGCCGTCGGGTGTGGTCAGCCGCAGACCGCCGTCGCGCACGGTGCTGTGTCCGACGCCGGGCACCGGCTCGCTCGCACATCTGGAGGAGAACCTGGACGCGGGCGCGATCCGGCTCTCGGAGGAGGATCGCGCCGCCCTTCGGTGATCGGTCTTCCGTGATCGGCCTTCGGCGATCAGCCTTCACTCACGCGTCAGCTCCGCCAGTTTGACGACGGTGTTCCAGTTGCGGCTGGTGGCGACGGTGCCCCTGAACAGGCTCGGCTTTCCGAGCGCTTCGGCGAGTTTGGAGCGGCCGAGGCCGTTCGGCGCGTACAGATACAGCGCCCGGTCACCGAGCCGGAACTCCTCCGGCAGATACGCCGCCGCGTCGATCGACGCGAGCCGCTCGGGGCCGACCGGCTCCGAGAAGTAGATGACGTGCAGCTGCTTGCCCTCCAGCGACGCGGCGGGAAAGGGGCACGCCTCGGCCACCGCGCGCAGATACGGACCGCTGCGCACCAGGCAGTCGACGCCGAAGCCGAAGCGCTTCGCGATGGCCCGTTCCAACGCGGCACAGATGGCGTTCTCGTCGTCCGAGTCGCTGGTGAAGACGGCATTGCCACTCTGTAGATACGTGGCGACGTCGCCGTGGCCCAGTTCCGTGAGCAGTTCGCGGAGTTGGGCCATCGGCACCTTCTTGTGCCCGCCCACGTTGATTCCGCGCAGGAGTGCCGCATACCTCGTGGTCATGGGCACACCATAGGACGGCCGCCGCGCCCCGTGGGGGAGGGCACGGCGACCGCCGGTTCAGCGATGGAGAGCGTCGGTTACTCGACGACCTTCAGCAGCTTGTTGGGCGTGCCCTCGCTGGGATTGGTGATCTTGTCGGCCGTGGCGCCGTCGGTCAGCGCCGTGGCCACCTGCTCCGGGGTGGCGTCCTGGTGGGCGCCGAGGTAGACCGCCGCGGCGCCGACGACGTGCGGCGTCGCCATGGAGGTGCCGGAGATGGTCTTCGTACCCTCGTCGCTGTCGTTCCACGCCGAGGTGATGTCCGAGCCCGGGGCGTAGATGTCCACGATCTGGCCGAAGTTGGAGAACTCCGACTGCGCGTCGTCCTTGGTCGAGGAGGCCACGGTGATGGCTTCCTTGACGCGCGCCGGGGAGCCCTGGCTCGCGTCGGTGGACTCGTTGCCGGCCGCGACGGCGAAGGTGACACCGGAGGCGATCGCCTTGCGGACGGCCTCGTCGAGCGCCTCGTCGGCGCCGCCGCCGAGGCTCATGTTGGCGACGGACGGGCCCTGGTGGTTCTTGGTGACCCAGTCGATGCCCGCGACGACCTGTTCGGTGGTGCCTGAGCCGTTGTCGTCGAGGACGCGGACGGCGACGACCTTCGACTTCTTGGCGACGCCGTGGGCGGCACCGGCGATGGTGCCGGCGACATGGGTGCCGTGGCCGTTGCCGTCGTCGGCGGAGTCGTCGTTGTCGACGGCGTCGAAGCCGTGGGCCGCGCGACCCTCGAAGTCCTTGTGGGAGATGCGGACTCCGGTGTCGATGACGTACGCCGTGACACCCTCGCCCGCGCTGTCCGGGTAGGTGTACTTCTTGTCGCCGGCGGTGTCGGCCTGGTCGATCCGGTCCAGACCCCAGGACGGTGGGTTGTCCTGAGTCGCGTTGATCGAGAACTTCTTGTTCTGGACGACCTTGTCGACGGCCGGGTCGGCGGCGAGGCGCTTGGCCTCGGTCTCCGAAAGGCCGCTGGCGGAGAAGCCGTTGACGGCGGAGCTGTAGTTGCGCTGCAGCTTGCCGCCGTACTCCTTGGCCAGGTCCTGCTTGTCGGCCTTCTTGTCCAGCAGCACGATGTAGCTGCCCGCGACGGCACCTTCGGCGTTCGCGCCGTAGATGGTGCCCTGGGCAGGAGTCGCCGCTCCGGCGAAGGACGTGCTGAGTACGGTCACTCCTGCTGCGGCAGCCACGGCGGTTATCGCCGCGGTGAGCTTGATCCTGCTCGCGCGCTTGTGAGTTGCCATGAAGAGGGGTCTCCTCGTCATCATTTGTGGGGGGATTGGCCCGCGGACGGAAAATCTCCGGGGGCTGGTTCGAAACCCTGACCGATTGACGGGCTCAGATCAAGACCTTCATACAGCTGTGACTTAGACAACAAGGTTTCGTAATAAGAAATCGGCCAGGGTCGCACAAGTCGGACTTCACCCTCAACCCCCCATACATGTAAGGGGCTTCGATCCTTCTTGTCGGGGATCCGACCGGTCCGAAAGGAGGAGTGAACCGCCCAGCGGGGTCACCGGCGAGCAGGAGGAGAAGGCCTGAATGAGCCCATAGCTTCGAAGCGGGGACGACGGCGCCGCGCCGACGTCATGCTCAAGGGGACAGGGCTGTCATGGGAAACGCAGGAGGAAGACCGCGCGGAATCGCCGCGCGGGCCGGCGGCTGGAGTGCGCAGCACCGCTGGGCTGCCGTGGGAATCTGGGTGTTGTTCGTCCTTCTCACCACGGTTGCCGGTTCGGCCGTGGGCACGGTGGAGCTCAAGGACAGCGATCAGCTGAAGGGTGAGACGACCCAGGCGTCGCGGATCACGGAGGAGGCGGGCGTCGAGGAGCCGGCCGGCGAGACCGTGCTCGTCCAGGCCAAGGACGACACAACGAAGGCGACCGACCCTCAGTTCCGCAAGGCCGTCGACGCGGTGGTGAAGGCGGTCGGCGGCACCGGTGAAGTAACCGCGGTGACTTCTCCGTACGACACCAAGAGCATTTCCAAGGACGGGCGCAGTGCGCTCGTCCAATTCAATGTGCGCGGTGATCCAGAAACGGCGAGCGACCGGATCGAGCCGGTTCTGCAGGCCGTTGCCAAGGTCCAGGACGGGCACAAGGAGCTGCGGATCGAGGAGATCGGCAGCGCCAGCATGAACAAGACCTTCGACGACGCTTTCGGTGACGACTTCCAGCAGGCGGAGCTCTCGGCGGTGCCGGTCGCGCTCGGCATTCTGCTGATCGCCTTCGGCGCCCTGGTGGCTGCGCTGCTGCCGGTAGCTCTGGCGATCACCGCGATCGTGGCCACGATGGGACTGATGGGTGTCGTCAGCCATCTCCAGCCGATGAGCGATTCAGCAAGCTCTGTGATGCTGCTGGTGGGTCTGGCGGTCGGCGTCGACTACTGCCTCTTCTATCTGCGGCGTGAGCGCGAGGAGCGGGCCGCGGGGCGCGACCGGCAGACAGCGATGCAGATCGCCGCGGCGACCAGCGGGCGGGCCGTCATCGTCTCCGGCGTGACGGTGTGCGTGGCCATGGCCGGCATGCTCTTCACCGGGATCGGCGAGTTCGAGTCGATGGGCCTGGCCTCGCTGATCGTGGTGGCCGTGGCGATGGTCGGCTCGGTGACGGTGCTGCCGGCGCTGCTCTCGCTGCTCGGTGACCGGGTCGAGAAGGGCCGCATCCCCTTCCTCAACCGCTTGAAGCGCGGCGCCGACGGCACCGGCGGCACCGGCGGCGAGAGCCGCGTATGGACCTGGGTGCTCGGCGGCGTACTGAAGCGGCCCCTGGTGTCGCTGCTCGTCGCGGCGGGCGCGCTGGTGGCGATCGCGCTGCCCGCGGTCGGCATGAAGACCCAGAACTTCACGCTGGACCAGGAGTTCGGCGACTCGGTGCCGATCGTGGCGACGTACGAGCGGATCAACGAGGCGTTCCCCGGCGGGGCGGATCCCGCGGAGGTCATCGTCAAGGCGGACGACATCAACGCGGCGCCGGTACGGCAGGCGATCGCCGAATTCCGTAAGCAGGCGGTGAGTTCGGGCGCGTCCCGTGGCCCGGTCGAGGTCGTGACGCACGACGCGCAGAACCTCGCGTTCGTATACGTACCCCTGGTGGGCGGCTCCGACCAGGACAAGGCCGAGAAGAGCCTGGCCATCCTGCGCAACGACGTCCGGCCTGCCACCCTGGGCCAGATAGACGGACTTGAGGCGCCGATCAGCGGTCAGGTCGCGGGGTCGAAGGACTTCAACGACCAGCTCGGTGGGGCGGTGGCGCCGGTCTTCGCCTTCGTGGTGGTGTTCGCCTTCGTGCTGATGCTGCTGTCGTTCCGCTCGCTGACGATCGCGATCACGTCGATCGTGCTCAACCTGCTGTCGGTGGGGGCGGCTTACGGCATCCTGACGGCCGTCTTCCAGCACGGCTGGGGCGCGTCGGCGTTCGGCGCGGAGGGCGTGGGCGCGATCATCGCCTGGCTGCCGCTGTTCCTGTTCGTGATCCTGTTCGGGCTCTCGATGGACTATCACGTGTTCGTGGTGTCGCGGATCCGCGAGGCGAAGATGCAGGGGCGCGACACGCGGGACGCGATCACGCACGGAGTGGTGACGACGGCCGGTGTGGTGACGAGCGCGGCGGTCATCATGGTGGCGGTGTTCGCGATCTTCGGCACGCTGTCGATGCAGTCGATGAAGCAGATGGGCGTGGGTCTTGCGGCGGCGGTCCTGATCGACGCGACGATCATCCGCGGGGTGCTGCTCCCGGCGATCATGGCGCTGCTGGGCGAGCGCAACTGGTACTTCCCGAAGTGGCTGCGGTGGCTGCCGGATCTGACACACGACGAGCCGGCGGTTGGTCCGGCCTCGGTCGCGGCCGCGCGCCACGACGACGACAGGCCGGACCGGGTACGGGTCTAGCGGTTACGCACGGGGACGGGGCCCCTGGCTGGGGCTCCGCCCCAGACCCGCCCCCTATGCCCTGGCGGGCATGGGGGGGACCCCCAGTCCTCAATCGCCGGACGGGCTTGACTTCAGCCCGTCCGGCGATTGAGGACACGCCCGAAGGGCGTACCGGGTCTGCTCCGGACGGCCGAATTTCTGCGACAGGCGGCACATTCAAGCCCGTCCGGCGCTGAGGACAAGCAGTAACCTCAGCCCTGCCGGTCGCCGAGCTCCGCCTCGATCAGGTCCGCCGCACGCATCGTGCCCCCCTCCGACGCCATCCCGACGCCGATCTCCTTCAGTTTCCGCGCCACTTCGGGATCTCCCGTCAGCCCCAGCACCGCCTCCCGCAGCTCATCCGCCGTCGCCGTCTCCGAGTCGAGCCGACAGGCCACGCCCAGGCCGACGAGCATGTCGGCGTTGCCGAACTGGTCGACCGCCTGTGGGACCGCGACCATCGGGGTGGCCGTCGCCAGGCCCTCCTGGCTGCCGCCCGCGCCCGCGTGGGTGATGAAGGCGTCCGCCTGGCGCAGGATCGCCAGTTGCGGCACCCATCGGTGCACCTCGACATTGGCCGGAACCTCACCCAGCTCCGACTCGTCGACGTACCGGCCGATCTGCAGCACCACATGCCAGCCCGGCAGATCGCCGAACGCCTTCACGCACTCGCGGTAGAAGGCGGGTTGTTTGGTGAAGGCCGAGCCGAGCGAGACCAGCAGTACCTTGTCCGCACCGGCCGGTCGCTGCCACTCCCCCTGTTCCTTCAGGTCGCCCTGGCACGCGCCGACGAAGGAGTAGACGGACTCGTCGACCCGGTCGGCGTGCGGCTGAAGCGCCTTCGGGATCAGCACGATCGACCGCGCGGGCCGGCCGACGAAGGGGTCGGGATGGGTGTCGATGCCGTTCTCGGCGAGCCAGGCGCAAAAGCGCGCGTAGTACGCCTGGCCCCGCTCGGATGCCTTCAGCTCCGCGAACATCGGCCCTGCCACCTCCTCCTCGTACCCCTCCCAGGCAACGAGGTTCGGCGAGAGCGAGATCGCGGGTACGCCCCACCGGTGGGCGAGGACGACCGCCGGATACGAGGTGATGTCATGGATGACCAGATCCGGCTCGTCCCCCTCGAACGCCGCCGCCAGCTGCGGCAGCACCTGGATCGCGTCGTTCAGGAACGGCCCGATGTTGTCGATCAGTTCCGTACCCCACAGTTCCGGTTCGTCCTCCGTGGGGAGCGTGGAGGTGTAGATCACCGGCTCGGCGCCGGTCGCGGCGACCTTGTCGGCATAGGACGCGGGGATCGCGTAACTGAGGCGGTGCCCGCGGGCGACGAGCTCCCGGATGACCTCGATGCTGGGGTTCACATGCCCTGGAGCGGCGATGGAGAACATGGCGATATGGGCACGCTGGGGTTCGGTCATGCCGCAACCTTAAGCGAGACGATACGTCTCGTGCAACCTGATTCATTCACCCGATTCATACAGTGGTGAACGGCAACTCGCCCAGGCACTATGCCCGTTGGGAGTGACGCCCGCTCAGGCGGAGGTTCTGCGGCTGCTCGCCGAGCGGCAGCCGCTCGGCATGTCCGGCCTGGCGGCGCTGCTGGTCTGCGAGAGCGGCAGCAATCCCAGCAGGCTGGTGGACCGACTGGTCACCACGCGCGAACGCCTAGCGCTGATAGCGGGCCAGCACCAGATTCCCGTCCTTCACCAGCCGTTTCTCCAGCTCATCGGCGTCGATCGCGCCGCTGTAGTACTCCTGCAGCGCCGGCGTCGCCACCTTGTCCTTCCACTCCGGATAGCCGCGCACCGACTGCGCGGGCGCGGACCGCAGATCCCGCGCGAGCGCCGCGCCGGTGGCCCAGCCGTCCTTCTCGGTGTGCAGCGACGGGTCGGCCAGCGCCTGCGTACCGGTCGGCAGCATCCAGTCGCCCTTCGCCAGCCGCACCATGTTCTGCGGACCCAGCATGAAGTCGATGAACTGCGCCGCCTCCTTCTTGTACGGACTGTCCTCGGCGACCGAGAGAGTCTGCGGGCTTACTCCCTGGGCCGGGCCATCGGGTCCGGCCGGGGCGGGCAGCACCGTCCATTCGAAGCCCTCGGGCGCCTGCTGCACAATCTGCTGCCGGTACGAGAAGCCGAGCGGGACCATCGCGTACTTGCCGCCGAAGAAGCCGGGCAGGGTGTCCGAACCGCCCATGCCAAGGGTGCTGCGCGACGCGCTCTTGTCGGCGTTGACCTGGTCGTGGACGGTGCCGGGCACCACCCCGTCGCCGTCCGTGAATCTGATCGTGACCTTGCCGTCGTCGCCGCGGTGGAAGAGCTGACCGCCTGCCGACAGACCGAGATTGAGGGTGAGAGAGACCGGCTCCTTGAGCGGCCAGGCGACGCCGTACTTCCCCGGTCCCATCTTCTCCGTCAGAGCCTTGGTGACCTGCCGGAACTCCTCCCAGCTCCAGGGTTTCCCGGCGGTCGGGACGCGGATCCCGGAGGAGTCGAGGATCTTCTTGTTGGCGAACAGGACGCGCGGCTCCTGCAGGAAGGGAACGCCGTAGATCCCCTTGCCGAAGGTCGCCGTCTGCCAACTCCGCTGCGGGATGTCGGCCTTGAGGCGCTCGGGCAGCAGCTCGCTCAGATCGGCGAGATAGCCGCCGTACGCGAAGTCGGCGAGGTCGTCGGAGGCGTCATGGATGATGTCCGGCGCCTCGCCGCCCTCGAAGGAGGTCAGCAGCTGGTCATGGACGCTGTCCCAGCTGCCCTGGACGTACTGGACCTGGATGTCGGGGTGGCTCGCGTTCCACTCCTTCACCAGCTCCTTGTTGGCGTCGACGGACTCCTTCTGCCAGGCCAGGGACTGGAAGCGGAGCGTGATCTTCCCGTCGGCGCCGGAGC
It includes:
- the mgt gene encoding macrolide-inactivating glycosyltransferase, with the translated sequence MTEPQRAHIAMFSIAAPGHVNPSIEVIRELVARGHRLSYAIPASYADKVAATGAEPVIYTSTLPTEDEPELWGTELIDNIGPFLNDAIQVLPQLAAAFEGDEPDLVIHDITSYPAVVLAHRWGVPAISLSPNLVAWEGYEEEVAGPMFAELKASERGQAYYARFCAWLAENGIDTHPDPFVGRPARSIVLIPKALQPHADRVDESVYSFVGACQGDLKEQGEWQRPAGADKVLLVSLGSAFTKQPAFYRECVKAFGDLPGWHVVLQIGRYVDESELGEVPANVEVHRWVPQLAILRQADAFITHAGAGGSQEGLATATPMVAVPQAVDQFGNADMLVGLGVACRLDSETATADELREAVLGLTGDPEVARKLKEIGVGMASEGGTMRAADLIEAELGDRQG
- a CDS encoding S8 family peptidase, with translation MATHKRASRIKLTAAITAVAAAAGVTVLSTSFAGAATPAQGTIYGANAEGAVAGSYIVLLDKKADKQDLAKEYGGKLQRNYSSAVNGFSASGLSETEAKRLAADPAVDKVVQNKKFSINATQDNPPSWGLDRIDQADTAGDKKYTYPDSAGEGVTAYVIDTGVRISHKDFEGRAAHGFDAVDNDDSADDGNGHGTHVAGTIAGAAHGVAKKSKVVAVRVLDDNGSGTTEQVVAGIDWVTKNHQGPSVANMSLGGGADEALDEAVRKAIASGVTFAVAAGNESTDASQGSPARVKEAITVASSTKDDAQSEFSNFGQIVDIYAPGSDITSAWNDSDEGTKTISGTSMATPHVVGAAAVYLGAHQDATPEQVATALTDGATADKITNPSEGTPNKLLKVVE
- a CDS encoding ABC transporter substrate-binding protein; translation: MRARLLTALTAALALLLTGCTDGDGSGADGKITLRFQSLAWQKESVDANKELVKEWNASHPDIQVQYVQGSWDSVHDQLLTSFEGGEAPDIIHDASDDLADFAYGGYLADLSELLPERLKADIPQRSWQTATFGKGIYGVPFLQEPRVLFANKKILDSSGIRVPTAGKPWSWEEFRQVTKALTEKMGPGKYGVAWPLKEPVSLTLNLGLSAGGQLFHRGDDGKVTIRFTDGDGVVPGTVHDQVNADKSASRSTLGMGGSDTLPGFFGGKYAMVPLGFSYRQQIVQQAPEGFEWTVLPAPAGPDGPAQGVSPQTLSVAEDSPYKKEAAQFIDFMLGPQNMVRLAKGDWMLPTGTQALADPSLHTEKDGWATGAALARDLRSAPAQSVRGYPEWKDKVATPALQEYYSGAIDADELEKRLVKDGNLVLARYQR
- a CDS encoding DsbA family protein: MTTEKNNIAVDFWFDPACPFAWITSRWMLEVERQRDIALNFRPMSLYLHNIGNELPQWYRELVDKSIGPVRVAVAAAEQHGDTILRGLYTAFGTRIHERKTEDFDEVIAQSLAELGLPASLAKAAHDESYDEAVRRSHDAGKDPAADAYVGTPTIHVDGTVWFGPVLNSVPRGEEAARLFDSFRVIAGHRDFFELKRTRTGSLNFD
- a CDS encoding TIGR03086 family metal-binding protein, which produces MDMDSVYPYLTECASEAARIARGVTADQLSAPTPCKEWDVRGLVSHLVLYSSHGLEHRALRKQLPDELTSRDFTADADWAERYAAQLDRAVAAWSDPAVWKGDVDLGFTSMPAPEIAALITKELAVHGWDLAHATGQQCRISDDAAALVLSVVDEHAEVYRQYGGFTDPVPLPDSAPAFERALAGSGRDPRWTP
- a CDS encoding MMPL family transporter, with protein sequence MGNAGGRPRGIAARAGGWSAQHRWAAVGIWVLFVLLTTVAGSAVGTVELKDSDQLKGETTQASRITEEAGVEEPAGETVLVQAKDDTTKATDPQFRKAVDAVVKAVGGTGEVTAVTSPYDTKSISKDGRSALVQFNVRGDPETASDRIEPVLQAVAKVQDGHKELRIEEIGSASMNKTFDDAFGDDFQQAELSAVPVALGILLIAFGALVAALLPVALAITAIVATMGLMGVVSHLQPMSDSASSVMLLVGLAVGVDYCLFYLRREREERAAGRDRQTAMQIAAATSGRAVIVSGVTVCVAMAGMLFTGIGEFESMGLASLIVVAVAMVGSVTVLPALLSLLGDRVEKGRIPFLNRLKRGADGTGGTGGESRVWTWVLGGVLKRPLVSLLVAAGALVAIALPAVGMKTQNFTLDQEFGDSVPIVATYERINEAFPGGADPAEVIVKADDINAAPVRQAIAEFRKQAVSSGASRGPVEVVTHDAQNLAFVYVPLVGGSDQDKAEKSLAILRNDVRPATLGQIDGLEAPISGQVAGSKDFNDQLGGAVAPVFAFVVVFAFVLMLLSFRSLTIAITSIVLNLLSVGAAYGILTAVFQHGWGASAFGAEGVGAIIAWLPLFLFVILFGLSMDYHVFVVSRIREAKMQGRDTRDAITHGVVTTAGVVTSAAVIMVAVFAIFGTLSMQSMKQMGVGLAAAVLIDATIIRGVLLPAIMALLGERNWYFPKWLRWLPDLTHDEPAVGPASVAAARHDDDRPDRVRV
- a CDS encoding sirohydrochlorin chelatase; this translates as MRSPVLLVIAHGSRDPRHAATVHALVERARSLRPGLRVETGFLDFNAPAVPRVLERLAAEGVEDVVALPLLLTRAFHAKADIPAVLHEASARLPRLRIRQAEVLGPSPLLLSALERRLYEAGLDPSRKRSTGLVLASAGSTDPEAIAVIAEIARELRHTGWCAVRPAFASASLPRTEDAVGQLRAEGVRRVAVAPYVIAPGRLPDRIAAGAREADVIADVLGAAPELARLLLRRFDEARVEERVAAAG
- a CDS encoding DUF1697 domain-containing protein, with product MTTRYAALLRGINVGGHKKVPMAQLRELLTELGHGDVATYLQSGNAVFTSDSDDENAICAALERAIAKRFGFGVDCLVRSGPYLRAVAEACPFPAASLEGKQLHVIYFSEPVGPERLASIDAAAYLPEEFRLGDRALYLYAPNGLGRSKLAEALGKPSLFRGTVATSRNWNTVVKLAELTRE